The region CGTCATCGCCGAAATGAACGACTACCAATTCAAGGTCGTCAAGGTACTCGGTCAATTCCAGTGGCACCGGCACGCCGATACGGACGAAACCTTCATCGTGCTGGAAGGCGAATTGCGCATCGCCCTGCGCGGCCCTGGCTACGCGGAAGGCCACGCCATCGTGCTGCGCGCCGGCCAGATGGCGGTGGTGCCTCGTGGCGTCGAACATAAACCGTCCGCCCTTGCCGAAGCCAGGCTGCTGCTGATCGAGCCGCGCGGCGTGGTCAATACGGGCGACGGCGACGCGGATGAGCGCACTGTGCAGAACGATCAGTGGATATGACGCCGGAAGGATGACAAAAAACAAAAAACCCGCCGACTTTTGCAAGTCAAGCGGGTTTTCTGATGAAACTTGGTGCCGTTGGCCGGAATCGAACTGGCGACCTTCACATTACGAATGTGCTGCTCTACCAACTGAGCTACAACGGCGAAGACCCACATTCTACAAACAATGCACAAAATTTGCTAGTGTCAACGCGAACTTTTTTGCATTTTTTTGGCGGCCCGGCTGCGGGCCGCTAAAAATCATGGAAAAGTGCGGCTTTTATTCCGCGTGGTAAGCCGTGACGCGGGCCACTTCGTCTTTTGAACCGAGGAAGACGGGCACGCGCTGGTGCAGCTTGTGCGGGGCGATGTCCATGATGCGCTGCTGGCCGTCGGTGGCGGCGCCGCCCGCTTGCTCGACGATGAAGGCCATCGGGTTCGCTTCGTACATCAGGCGCAGCTTGCCCGGCATCGAGGTGTCGCGCAGGTCGGCCGGGTACATGAAGATGCCGCCGCGGTTCAGGATGCGGTGCACGTCAGCTACCATTGAGGCGATCCAGCGCATGTTGAAGTTGGTGCCGCGCGGGCCCGTGTCGCCGGCCAGCAGTTCATCGACATAGCGTTTCACGGGCGGATGCCAGTGGCGCGCGTTCGACATGTTGATGGCGAATTCTTTCGTCG is a window of Janthinobacterium rivuli DNA encoding:
- a CDS encoding cupin domain-containing protein; translated protein: MPDTTTTTTTRGQGRSIDLAGKIALIDGHWQPRVIAEMNDYQFKVVKVLGQFQWHRHADTDETFIVLEGELRIALRGPGYAEGHAIVLRAGQMAVVPRGVEHKPSALAEARLLLIEPRGVVNTGDGDADERTVQNDQWI